A region from the Rhodothermales bacterium genome encodes:
- a CDS encoding sugar kinase, whose amino-acid sequence MSIVAVGTVALDTIETPFGRAENILGGSATFIALAARFFTDEVDLIAVVGNDFPTEHIEMLRARGVSTEGLQVDQSGTTFAWEGRYSYDLNDRETLATHLNVLSEFSPVIPERSRHRRLVCLGNLDPEIQQKVLMQMNDHDLVVCDTMNYWIERTPDELSKTLKLVDCLIINDAEARQLADEPNLIRAATAIRALGPRILVIKKGEHGALLFADGAIFSAPAFPMEDIHDPTGAGDSFMGGFAGYLAMSRDYSVDSLKRAVVYGSAMASFVVERFGTESLSLLSRDVIDRRVDAFRVLGEIPTISPLNPVA is encoded by the coding sequence ATGAGCATTGTCGCCGTAGGCACTGTTGCGCTCGATACAATCGAAACGCCATTTGGCCGTGCCGAAAACATACTCGGGGGAAGCGCTACATTCATCGCGCTCGCGGCCCGGTTTTTCACGGACGAAGTTGATCTGATTGCCGTTGTGGGTAATGATTTTCCCACAGAGCATATTGAGATGCTGCGGGCACGTGGTGTGTCGACCGAGGGGTTGCAGGTTGACCAGAGTGGCACCACGTTCGCCTGGGAAGGGCGCTACAGTTACGATCTTAACGACCGGGAGACGCTCGCAACGCATCTGAATGTCCTGAGCGAATTCTCGCCGGTAATCCCGGAACGTTCCCGTCATCGCCGTCTGGTCTGCCTGGGCAATCTTGACCCGGAGATTCAGCAGAAGGTCCTGATGCAGATGAACGATCACGACCTGGTCGTGTGCGATACGATGAACTACTGGATTGAGCGCACGCCCGACGAACTCAGCAAGACCCTGAAGCTCGTTGACTGTCTGATCATCAATGATGCCGAAGCGCGGCAACTTGCCGATGAGCCGAATTTGATACGAGCAGCCACTGCGATTCGGGCACTCGGTCCAAGAATTCTTGTGATCAAAAAAGGTGAGCATGGCGCTCTGCTCTTCGCCGACGGCGCGATCTTCAGCGCACCGGCGTTCCCCATGGAGGATATCCATGACCCGACGGGAGCCGGCGACAGTTTCATGGGCGGATTCGCGGGCTACCTTGCGATGAGTCGCGACTACTCGGTCGACTCGCTCAAACGAGCCGTCGTATACGGGAGCGCAATGGCGTCGTTCGTGGTCGAACGATTCGGTACCGAAAGCCTGTCATTGTTGAGTCGGGATGTAATCGACAGACGCGTCGACGCCTTCCGCGTGCTCGGCGAGATCCCGACCATTTCCCCCCTGAATCCTGTCGCCTAG